In Haemophilus parainfluenzae, one genomic interval encodes:
- a CDS encoding PhoH family protein: MTTFTLEPQENDRLQSLCGAFDENIKLIEKEFNLNISRNNFTFTVKSNDENPKSYHEQLIDRAAKLIQTLYVETAPIKGKVKELDLEDVHIALQESRMLSQAGSESRSENHVYSTTIKTKRGLIKPRGENQIQYLHNILTHDISFGIGPAGTGKTFLAVAAAVEALERQEIRRILLTRPAVEAGEKLGFLPGDLGQKIEPYLRPLYDALFEMLGFERVQKLMERNVIEIAPLAYMRGRTLNDSFIILDESQNTTVEQMKMFLTRIGFNSKAVITGDVTQIDLPRSTKSGLRHAMEVLSKVSELSFNYFESKDIVRHPVVAKVVKAYEEWEAQDEIRRQEIAAQRRAEREQKVRSENETNLGE, encoded by the coding sequence ATGACAACTTTTACCTTAGAACCTCAAGAAAATGATCGTCTGCAATCCCTTTGTGGTGCATTTGATGAAAATATCAAACTGATTGAAAAAGAATTTAACCTCAATATTTCCCGCAATAATTTCACTTTTACCGTGAAATCAAATGATGAAAATCCTAAATCTTACCATGAGCAATTAATTGATCGTGCGGCTAAATTAATCCAAACATTATATGTGGAGACTGCACCAATTAAAGGGAAAGTGAAAGAGCTTGATTTAGAAGATGTGCATATTGCCTTGCAAGAGAGCAGAATGTTATCGCAAGCGGGAAGTGAGTCACGTAGTGAAAATCACGTTTATAGCACCACAATTAAAACCAAGCGAGGTTTGATTAAACCGCGTGGTGAAAATCAAATTCAGTATTTACACAATATTCTTACGCACGATATTAGTTTTGGGATTGGACCTGCTGGAACGGGGAAAACCTTTTTAGCCGTAGCAGCGGCAGTTGAAGCATTAGAACGCCAAGAAATTCGTCGTATTTTACTGACTCGTCCTGCGGTGGAAGCGGGCGAAAAATTAGGTTTCCTGCCGGGTGATTTAGGCCAAAAAATTGAACCTTATTTACGACCACTTTATGATGCGTTATTTGAAATGCTTGGCTTTGAACGTGTACAAAAATTAATGGAGCGTAATGTGATTGAAATCGCACCATTGGCTTATATGCGTGGTCGCACACTCAATGACAGCTTTATTATTCTAGATGAAAGCCAAAATACAACAGTTGAACAAATGAAAATGTTTTTGACTCGTATTGGTTTTAATTCCAAAGCCGTGATTACAGGGGATGTGACTCAAATCGATTTACCGCGAAGCACAAAATCGGGTTTACGCCACGCTATGGAAGTATTAAGCAAAGTGTCGGAATTGAGCTTTAACTACTTTGAGAGTAAAGATATTGTACGACATCCTGTGGTGGCAAAAGTGGTAAAAGCTTACGAAGAATGGGAAGCCCAAGATGAAATTCGCCGTCAAGAAATCGCAGCGCAGCGTCGAGCTGAACGTGAACAAAAAGTGCGGTCAGAAAATGAAACGAATTTAGGAGAATAG